The stretch of DNA CGGCGCTGTTCCAGCGAGTCCTAGGCACCCCTAGCACCCCTAGCACCCCAGGCACCCCAGGCACCCCAGGCACCCTAGGTACCGGCGCCACCTCGCTGTATTTCCCGTCGCTCGTGCGCGCCGCCTTGATTACTCTGGCGTTGTCTTGCCTGGCCATGGCATTGGCCGTCGCGTCTGGGTCGCTCATTGCCATTGGCCGCGTCTACGGCGATCCCGTCACGCGGGTGGTGCTGACGGCCTACGTCGAAGTGATGCGCGGCACGCCGGTGTTGCTGCAACTGTTCGTGATCTACTACGGCCTCGCGGCGGTGATTCGCCTGCCCGCCTTCATGGCGGCGCTAGTGGGCCTTGGGCTGAATTACGCCGCCTACGAGAGCGAGATCTACCGCAGCGCGCTCGAGGCCGTGCCGCGCGGGCAACTGGATGCCGCGCGCATCCTCGGGTTCTCGAACCTCCAGGCCTTGCGCCTGATCCGCGCGCCGCAGGCGTTCCGGCTCGCGCTGGCGCCCATGACCAACGACTTCGTCGCGCTGCTCAAGGACTCCTCACTGGTTTCGGTGATTACCGTCGTCGAGCTGACCAAGCAGACGCAGATCTTTGCGACCAACATCGGCAGCTGGGTAGTGCCCGGTCTGCTGTGCGCGGCGATGTACCTGGTGATGTCGCTGCCGCTTGGCTACCTCGCGCGCCGGCTGGAAGAGCGGTGGAGGATGCCCACGCCATGACCACCACCCTGACCGTGCGCGGACTGCGATTGACCCGCGGCCCCCGCGAGATTCTGCGCGGCGTCGATCTCCAGGCCGCGGCCGGCGAGGTCGTGGCGCTGATGGGCCTTTCCGGATCCGGCAAGACCACGATCCTGCGCGTGATTGCGGGCCTCGAGCCGCCGGACGCGGGCGACATCACGGCGGCCAAGGTGGGGATGGTGTTCCAGTTTCACTACCTGTTCGAGCACCTGTCGGCGATCGACAACGTGACGCTCGCGCCGATTCACGTCGTGGGGCAGTCCCTCGCGGATGCCCGCGTGCGCGCGCAGGCCCTGCTCGATCAACTCGGCGTCGGCCATCGTGCCGGCGCGCTGCCGCGCGAGCTGTCGGGCGGGGAAGCGCAGCGCGTCGCCATTGCCCGCGCCCTGGCGGTGGACCCACCGCTGCTGTTGCTGGACGAACCGACGGCGTCCCTCGACCCGGCCCGCAGGCACGACCTCGGGGACGCCTTGCGCGCGCTGGCGGCGACGGGCCGCGCCCTGGTGATGACCTCGCATGACGACGACTTCGTGCGGGAGCACGCCACACGCGTGGTGGTGCTGGCCGACGGCGCGGTGGTGGAGGAGGGGGACCCGAGGGAGGTGCTGAGCCGCCCGCAGCATGCGGCGACGCGAGAACTATTGCAGGTGGAGCGCGCGACGAGGAGGTGACTGCCGTTCATGGCCCGCCATGAGCGAGCCTATCGACCCGCCCAGGTGGGTCGATAGGCGAGTCGAATGGTGAGCCGGGTGGGGATCGAACCCACGACCACCTGATTAAAAGTCAGATGCTCTACCACTGAGCTACCGGCCCGAATCTCCCATTGTACACTGCGAGGAATCATGAACCCTCACCTGCAGTCGTGCCTCGACGTCATTCTCGACGCCACCTCCGGCATCACGCCCGAATCCGCCACCAGGCGCACGGGCGACCGCTGGTCAGTCGTGGAGATCGTGGAGCACCTCCAGCGCACGTACTCAGGTACGGCCAAGGGGTTCGAACGCTGCCTGGAGAAGAACGCGCCGCTGGCGACCGGCGCCACGTTCAAGCAGACGCTGCAGGCCTTTGTCATCATCAACCTCGGTTACTTTCCGGGAGGCCGCAAGGCGCCCAGGCATGTCGTGCCGACCGGCACCATCGCCTTGCCTGACGTGATCGAGGGCGTGAAGAAGGACCTGGCCTGGCTGGATGAGGCGACCGGGCGTGTGCGGAAGGCGTTTGGGCCGGTGAAGGTGCTGAATCACCCCGTGATCGGCGCCTTGACGGTGGACCAGTGGGCCCGGTTTCACCTGGTCCATACCAGGCACCACGAGAAGCAGATACGGGCCCGGCGCTGAATGATTCGGCCGGATGTCGCCTCAGTCCGCTAAACGCACATGGCGGACTGCGGTGTCCTACCAGTCAGCCCTAGCGTTCCCGGTGTTCTGGGACGATAATTTCACCGTGGTTAGAGAAGTGTCCCCCGTCGTCCTGGTTGTAGAAGACGACAGCGCCGTGCGCCAGCCGCTGGTGAAGTTCCTGCAAATGCGGCAGTACACCGTCGTCACGGCCGAAACCGCCGACGAAGGCCTGGACGCCATCAAGACCCATCGCCCGGCCGCCGCCATCATCGACCTGCGGCTGCGGCGCGGCTCCGGCCGCGAAGTGGTGGTCTCGATTCCGCCCGGCGTGCCGGTGATCATCTTCTCCGGACTCCGCTCCGAATCCGCCGACCTCGAAACGCTCCGCCCGAACACGCGGCTGGTCGAAAAGCCGTACTCGCTGGTAATGCTGATGGACACGCTCGAGGACATGCTCGAGGAGTCGCGCGGCAATCAGAGCGGCTTCGGCCGCATCGCCGCGTCGTAGTCCGGCTCGGACGCTTGTCGCCAGAAGGGCGGCACTTTAGTGCCGCCTTTTTCAGTTACAGGATATTCTTGCCCAGTGCGGAGAGCGCGAGCTCCGTACCGAACTCCGCCGTCGTATTTCTGATGTCCAGCGCCGGGTTCACCTCGACCAGGTCGAGCGACGTCATCTTGCCGGACTAGGCAATCATCTCCATCACCATGTGCGCCTCGCGGTAGCTGAGGCCTCCCTTGACCGGCGTTCCCACGCCGGGCGCCACCGTGGGATCGCACGCGTCGAGGTCGTAGGAGACGTGGAACCCACCGGTACCGCTGGTGGCGAGCGCGATCGCGCGATCCATCACCTCCGCGATGCCGAGGCGATCGATCTCCTTCATGGTGAAGACGTGCACGTTCGAGGCGCGCACGATTTCCTTTTCGCGATCGTCGAGATTGCGGATGCCCACGAGCACGGTGTGCTTCGCCTGCACCACCGGCGTGTCGCCGGCGAAGTGCCCGAGCTCCGACGGCTCGCTGCCGAGCAGCGCGGCGAGCGGCATGCCGTGCACGTTGCCCGAGCCGGTGGAGTCGGGGCTGTTCATGTCGCCGTGTGCATCCACCCAGATCAGGCCGAGCGGCTTGCCCTGCTTGCGCATCTGCGCGGATGCGGCGGCCGCCGATCCGGTCGCCAGGCTGTGATCACCGCCGAGCGCGATGGGCGTGGCGCCCTCGTCCATCGATGCCATCGTCGCCTGGAACAAGCGCTGGCACACCTTGGCGATCTCTTTCACGTAGCGCTTGCGCGGATCGCCGGCGCCCTTGGCCTCGGGAATGGGGGAGGGCACGTCGCCCTTGTCGGTGACCGACAGGCCGAGCGCCGCGAGCTGTTCGCCGATGCCGGCAATGCGGAACGCCGACGGCCCCATGTCGGTGCCGCGGCGATTGCCGCCAAGGTCCAGCGGCACGCCGATGATGTGAACAGCCCTCATCTCAAGCCTCGAGCCCGCAGCCTATCGCTTCTTGTACGTCATCGAAATCCCCTCGAAGCCGGGCGACACCGTGATGGTGAGCGCCTGCGGATGGGTCTCGATGGCCGTCAGAAAATCGAGCATGTCGTTCTTCTTGTTGATCACGTTGTGCGCCAGGAACAGCCCGCCCGGCGTCACCCGCGGAAACACCATTTCGAAGTACTTCTTGTAGTCCGGCTTCCAGGCGTCCAGGAACACCAGGTCGAACTGGCCCGTCACCTTGGGGATCTCCTTGAACGCATCCCCCGAAATCACCTGGACGATGTCGGACAGGCCGGCACGCCGGATGTTGGCGGTGGCTTCCTTGGCCCGGACCGGGTCGTACTCGATCGTCACCAGCTTTCCGCCGGTCTGGCGCAGGCCGAGGCCTATCCAGATGGCGCTGTAGCCGCTGGCGGCGCCGATTTCCAGGACCTGCCTGGCCCCGATCGCGCCGACCAGCACCCTCAGGAAGCGCCCGTCCTCTTCCGACACGGCCAGTTGGCCCTTGTCGGCGGCGCGGATGCCGGCCAGCAGCTTGGCCAGGGCGGGGTCAACGGCCGGGGCGGCGGGCCTGGGGGCTTGTTTGCCTGCCGGCCTGTCCGGTGAAGCCTGGGCGAAGGCGGCCGCCTGGCCGGTCAACATAAAGGCTAAGAGAATGGTCATTCCACGAAGAAACATCCCTCCATTCTAGCCGGGCGCCCCGGGGGCGCGTGTTATAGTGCCGTGACTTTTACGAACCCCTTCCGGAGGTTCTAATGGAGCGTATGAGCGATTGTCCAGGGATCGGCCACCAAGCTCGTCGACGCTTTCTGGGCCGTTCCGTAGGAACGGCCCCTTTGCATAACGAACGGACGGTTCAGTAGTGAGCCCGATTCTCACCCGCCCGGTCCGCGAGCAACTCGAACATGATCGAGTGATTCGCCTGCTGCAGGCCCGTTACAAGCGCAAGAACGAAGTCATCATGAATCCCGGCGCCGAGCAGAACCAGTCGGTGACGGTCGAGAACCTCGTCGTGTTTCCGGATCTGCTCCTCTTCGCGGAGGGCGGCAAGAAGCTGCTGGGGACCATCGAGGTGGAAACCGGCGAATCCGTCAATGCCCTCGAGGCGCGGGCGGAATGGGGTGTCTTCTGTAAGTTGAAGGTACCAATGCACTTGTACGTCCCGCCCACGTCGGTGGACGCGGCCCGCCGACTCTGCACCGAATACAACATCCCGGTGGCCGAGATCTGGACCTTCCACGCCACGTTCGACCAGGTGCGGTTCACGATGATCCATCGCTCGCCGGACGCGCCGGTCGTCAAGGTCAGCGCACCCACGAAACAAGCCGCCAAGGCCAAACCGGCAGCCGTCAAACCGGCAGCCGTCAAACCGGTGGCCGCCAAGGTGGCCAAGCCGGTGGCGAAGGCCAAACCCGCCGTCAAGGCGAAGTCCAAGCCCGTGGCGAAGGCCAAGGCCAAGCCCGTAGCCAAGCCCGTCAAGGTCTCGAAACCTGCGCAGAAGGCGGCAAAGCCGGCCAAGTCCGCCAAGCCCGCGAAGAAGCGGCGTTAGGGCGGGTCCGTGCCATTCCTGCGCCTCACCCGCGACCGCCGCGGAACCGAGAACACCTTCCTGCTCCACGCCGATCGCCCCGGCGATCGGCCGAGGCTCTTGTACTGGTATCGCACCGCGCCCGGCATCGTGCTGGGCCGCGCCGCGCTGGACGAAGACGCCATTCGCACCATTGAAGAGCAGCATCCCGAGATCGACTTCGACTGGCCCGCCATCCTCGCGCTGAGCGAGGCGATGATGCACGAAGACGAGGCGGCCGCCCGGCCGTCGCCAGCCGGCCGCAGGCAGCCGCGGCGCGACCAGCCGCGCGAGGCGCAGCCGCGGCGGCGCCAGGACGCGCCCCCCGAGTCGCCGGCCCCCGATACGGCGGCCTACGCGCCCGACGACGCCACGAGTGAGCCCGCGCTCGAGGCGCAGGCCGAGCAGATGGTCGAGGAAATGGCGGCTGGTGCCGGCGCTCAGGACGAAGCGCCGCCCGCGCCGCGTCACACGTATGGGCTGCTCGAGGAGCTGGTGGGCCGGGAGATCGCTACCCGGTTGCGGGCCCGCCATTCCGAGATCGCGGCGCGCATTCACGAGCGTCACGCCGACCCGCTGGAACGCGAGCGCTGGATGGCGCGCGCCGCGGCGCTCGACCCCGACACGTGGCTCACGCCGGAAGCCATTCTCGACGGGGTGCGCCAGACCGACGCGCACTTTGAAAAGCTCCGCCAGGAGCTGTTGGCCTAGCGCTCCCGCGAAAACCGGGATTCGATGGCGTCGATTTTAGCGAGGCGCGCCAGGTGCCGCTCTTCACTCGAGAAGCTGGCCGCCAGGAACGTATCGGCCAGCAGGCGGGCCAGCGCCGGCCCAATCACCCGCGACCCCAGGCACAAGACGTTCAGATCATCGTGCTCGACGGCCTGGCGCGCGGTGTAGGCGTCGTGGCACACCGCGGCGCGCACGCCGGGGAACTTGCACGCCGCCACCGCCGCGCCGGCGCCGCTGCCGCAAATCAACAGGCCGCGATCGGCCTGCCCGTTGCGGATGGCCTGCGCCACGGCTTCGGCGATATCGGGGTAGTCCACGGGCGCAGTCGAGTGCGTGCCCAGGTCGGTAATCTCATGGCCGCCCTGGGCCAGGTAACCGGCGAGGTCCCGCTTCATCTCGAAACCGGCGTGATCGGCTCCAATGGCAATGCGCATCGTCGTTCTAGCTTATTCGAACCTGGTCCGTTGGCCTGACCGGCTAATCCGGCGCCCAACCCGTCTTATACTGTCAGGATGACGACGGCAAGCCTTCGCTTCGCAGGAGTGGCCGTGCTGGCCTTGACGACGGGCCTCGGCGCGCAGTCGCCGGCACCACAGAAGCCGGCGGCGCCGCCACCGGCCCCGGCCGGACAGCCCCAGTTCCGCGTGGCCATCGACTACGTCAGCACGGACGCGATCGTGCGCAATGCGCAGGATCAGTTCGTGGCGGATCTCACGAAGGGCGACTTCGAGATCTACGAAGACGGCGTCAAGCAGGAGATTACCGGCCTCACGCTCGTGCATGGCGGCCGTGTGCACAACCTGGCGGCGCCGCCCGCGCCGGTGGCGCAGGAAGGCATCATCCTGCCGCCGTCGCGTCCCAAGAACGACACCGCCGGCCGCATCTTCCTGATCATCGTCGACGACCTGCACCTGGACTTCCGCAACACGGGGCGGATTCGCGACTTGTTCAAGAAGATCTCGAAGACCCTCGTCCACGAAGGCGACATGTTCTCCATCGTCTCGACGGGCCCCTCGTCGCTGGCGATCGACCCGACCTACGACCGCAAGATCCTGGACGAGGCGATCAAGAAGATCACCGGCAGCGGCCTCAAGCCGTCCGACATCATCCAGGGCGCGGAAGGGTCGGATGGCCCGAGCGAAGTCCGCTATCGCGCGCACGTCGCGTTCTCGACCGCCTACGACATGCTGTCGCAGATGGAGAAGATCAACAACCGCCGCAAGGCGGTGATCTGGGTGAGCAACGGCTACGACTTCAACCCGTTCTCGGAATCGCGGCTTGGTGAAGACCCGGTGTTTGGCGGCCGCTTCGGGCAGACGCGGGAAGAAGGCCGGGAGCAGCAGGGGCAGTTCAGCGGGCAGCAGTTTGCCGATGCCGACCTGGCGCGCGAGCTGGCCGAAGTGACGCGCACGGCCAACCGCGCCAACGCGACGCTCTACACCATCGACCCACGCGGCCTGGTGGCCGGCGCCGACCTCGACGAGCAACTGGATCCGGTGGAGTACGGGGAGTACGTGCGCAAGTCGCAAGACAGCCTGCGCGTACTGGCGGAAGAAACCGGCGGCATCGCCGTGGTGAACCAGAACAACTTCGACAAGGCGCTCAAGCGCATCGACGCCGAGACCAGCGACTACTACGTGCTCGGGTATTCATCCACCAACCCCGACCCGCTCAAGCGCACGCGCAAGATCGAGCTCAAGCTGGTGAACAAGCCGGGGCTTAACGTGTGGTCGCGGACGTCGTATTCGCTCCGCCAGCAGCCGAAAGCGAAGTAACCGGCGCGACCGCGATCGATTCCTGGATGCGCTCCCGCAGCCACACCACCGGCTGGGGATGCAGGCGAACGAAGGCCTGCCACTCTTTTTCGTTCAGGACGATGGAGATGACACGTTCGCGGCTGATTTCCATTGCGGGCCTCACTTCAGGGACGGAGAATGGACCCATCCTAGCGACCGCTCTCACACCACGAAAATAGAATGATCGAATCGGAATCATCCAATTCGATCATGGTGCCAGTTTCAACTTCGGCCGGACCCGCTCGAAGGCCTTGATGACTTCCTGCACGGCGCGGGGCGTCCGGCTCATCTTCGGGTAGATCCAGCCGGTTTCGCGGACCAGCGACCGGCCCTCAATGCGGGCGCAGAACAGCTGGCCGCTGGTCACGTCACGCGCCACCGCCTGGTAGGGGATGATCGTGATGCCGATGCCGTTGCGGACCAGCGCCTTGATGATCTCGACGTTTTCCGTCTCCATGACAATCTGCGGCTCGACCTTGGCGGCCATGAAGAATTCGTCGATGGCGCGGCGGGTATTCGAGCCCGACTCGAACAGCACGAACGGCTGGCGGTAGAGGTCCTGCGGCAGCACCTTGCGCTTCTTCGCCAGCGGGTGCTTGGGCCCGGTCACCACCAGCAATTCTTCCTGCAGGACGGGCACCGTGACCAGGTCGGGCTGATCGACCGGCAGGGTGAGCAGGGCCAGGTCGCCGGCGCCGGAACGCAGCCGCGCCAGGCACTGCTCGGAACTGCCCGACATCAGCTTCAGCTCGATCTCCGGGTGCTGCCGCCTGAGCTCGGTCAGCAGGGGCGGGAACACGTACAGGCACACCGTCATGCCGCCGAGCAGCCGGACGGTGCCGCGCAGCGACTCCTGGCTGTCGGTGATGCCGGCAGTCGTGTCCTTGAGATCCTGGAACACGCGATGGCTCAGCTGCAGCAGCGACTCGCCGGCCGGCGTGATGCGAATGCGGCGTCCCACGCGGAGGAACACCGGCTCTTTCAGTTCGTCTTCGAGCAGCAGAATCTGCCGGCTGATGGCCGACTGCGAGACGTGCAGCTTATGCCCCGCGGCCGTGAAGGAACCAGTTTCCGCAATGGCTCGTATGATTTCTAGTTGTCGAAGGTCCACTAATCACTCCCGGACTGCATGTGAGCATATATCTCCGGCAGAGATGGATTCAAGGGGAACTATGGGGCGCGCTTGTTGAGAGCGGCCTCCGCCCGAGCTACCGCCTCGGCGAGGTAGTGCTCGTCGAGCTCGATCCCGACGAAGTTCACCCCAAGCTGCGCGCATGCAACGGCGCTGCTCCCCAGTCCCAGGAATGGATCGACCGCGAGGCCGACCCGCGACAGGCCGTGGAGCTTCAGGCAGTAAGCCGGCAGCCGCCAGGGGAACGTGGCCGGGTGCGGCCGTTCCTTGTCGCGGCTCTGGATGGTGTCGTAGGGCAGGAACCAGGTGTTGCCGCGGCAGCGCAGCCCCGAACCCGCCCCTTGCCACCGCGTCACGTTCGAGGCGTCCTGGTACTTGACGCCCACCGCCCGCCGATCGAGCGGCGTGCGGCCGGTGGGGCTGAAGTGGAAGACGAACTCGTGACAGTCGTTGAGGAAGCGCTCGCTGTTGATCGGCTTGTAGTGGCCCACGGCGAGGTCGTCGGCCAGGCCGGAGCGCGCCCCGGCGAGGGACTTCTCGATGGCGATGGACTTCACCCAATGCAGGATGTTCTGGAGTTCCAGGTGTGGGCGAACCGCCTGCGCGACATCAAGGGCCGTCCACGGGTCCTTGGGTTTGGCGCCCACATTCAGAAAGAGGGAGCCGTGCTGGGCCAGCACCCGCTTCACGGCCTGGATCCACGCGCCCGTCCACGCCAGATATTCCGACCGCGGCTGCCCATCGTCGTAGGAGCGATACCGGATGCCGAGGTTATAGGGCGGGGAGGTCACGACCGCGCCGACGGAGGCGGGCGGGAGCCGGCCGAGGAGGTCGAGGGAGTCGCCGTGGTAAAAGCGCAGCCGCTGGCGTCCGCGGCGCAGGTCGGCAAAGGGTTTTGGCAGGCGAGGGGGCACGTCGGTACGATTGTACCGTGGCCGTACGGCCGGTTGCCGGACCTTACGACGCTCGTGCTGTCAGCGCGGTCCCGACGACGGCCGCGAAGCGCTCGCGTTCGGCCGACACGGTGTGGTTCCGACGGTGCGCATGGCTTTCACACCCCACGCCCTTTTCTTCCACGTAAGTGACCTCGCGCGTGCTTGCCACGTCCCGGTATCGACCGACTACGCAGCCACACGACAGCGTCGAGAATCCCAGAATACGAACGACGCTCATCGAATTGCTCCCCCCGAATCAATCTCTTAGCAAAGCGCGTGCCGGAGCCTGATCTGCGGATCTACCGAGTGAAAAGCCGATGGCGCTGCGGTACCGCTGCTCCGGTTCGTGGCACTTCTTACACAGTCGGTGGCTGCTTACACACACGCACGCACGCCAACACTACCCAAAAGGTATTCGGCGAACTTGGATCAAACTTCAGTGAATTGGATAGCGGTTATGGTTTGGATCGAACGGCGGCGAGGCCTTCGCGCGCGGTCTGCGACGTCGGATCGACCGTGAGCGCTTCGGCGAAGTAATGGAGGGCGCGCGCGCGGTTGCCGGCCTGGAACTCGAGAGTGGCGAGGTTGGTGTAGGTGCCGGACTCGCGCGGGTCGGCCTTGATCGACGCTTCGAAGGCGGTCCGGGCCGCGTCCCGCTGGCCCATGCTGGCCAGGCAGGCGCCCATCAGGTTGTGCGCCTTGGCGTGGGTCGGGTCCAGGGCCACCGCGTTGCGGGCCGCTTGAAGCGCCAGATCGAGACGGTCCTGCATGAAGAACAGCGAGCCGGCGTAGTAGTGCGACCACACGTTTTTCGGGGCTTGCGCGACCAGGCGGGCGGCGACCGGCTCGAGCCGCTGGGCATCGCCGATATCCGAGAGTATCGAGGCCAGTTGCTCGAGTGCCGGGACATCGCCCGGGTTCGACTGGAGGATGCTGAAGGGGATTCGCGCTGCCTCATCGACGGCGCCCTGAGACGCCAGCACGCGCGACAGGGCGAGCCTGGCCGCCGTGTGGGCGGGATCCGACGCCAGGTTGGTCAGCAGCGCCCGGGCCTCGTCGATCCGGGTCAGGGCCGCCGCCGACCGGATGAGCCCATCAAGGGCGACCGCATCGTTGGGGTCGGCTTCGATCGCCTTCTTGAAATCGTCGTAAGCCGGCCGGTACGCATCTGACTTGAGGAACATCGATCCGCGATTGCGCCAATCTGCCCCCGCGGCGCCGGTCATGGCGGCGGTCACGGCGGCCGGTTTCGGACTGCGGCCCGCAAGCTCGCGCAAGGTCACGGCATTGTCGTCGCGTGACAGGCCAAAAATGTTCCGCGGGCCCGAAAACTCCAGCCGCGACTGGTCGTCGGTCTGCAGCGGCGCGCCGTTCGCCCAGGCCCTCAACGTATCGCCCTGGGCCACGAAGAGGGAGGTGACCGCAAACGGCTCCAACGCGCCGACCGAGGCGAGGTCCGCCGCGACGCCCGGCCGCTGCCAGGCGGCCGCGATGCCGGCCACCCGGTCATCCAGGGGACCGGTCGAGCCGACCAGCAGGACGTCGGCGTCGCCGACCAGCCACAGGGTGCCGTCGGGAAACACCGTCAGGAACGTGGCCACGATCGATTGCAGATCGTCGCGGCTGATGTCATAGGTATGCGCCCACTGGCACAGGATGCCGCCCGGCGCCAGCCGCGCCTTGGCCCCCTCGAAGAACTCCCGCGTGAACAGCGACGCGATGCCGGCCATCCACGGATTCGACGGCTCCGACACGATCACGTCGTAGCTTTCCCGTCCGAGCATCAAGTGCGTGCGGCCGTCGCCGACGATGACCCGGGTCCGCGGGTCCGCCAGGGCGCGGTGATTCTCAGTTTCAAAGAACCGGGAGGCGTCCACCACTTCAGGTGAAATCTCGAGGACGGTTGCCGATTCGAGCGGATGCGTGAGCGCCGAGCCGAGCGTGACGCCGCTGCCCAGGCCGAGAATGGCCGCGCGCTTCGGCGCCGGGTGAAGCAGCAGCGGGACATGGGCGAGCAGCCGCTGCGTCAGCATGTCGCCGGCATTCGACGCATCGACCTTGCCGTCGATGGCGAGCGACACGGTTCCGGCGAGGCGGCGCACCGCCACGGTGCCGGTCGCGCCTTCACGGTATGAGAGCAGCTCACCGGCGGCGAGCGCGGTCTCGAGGCTGGGTCCCCGCATGGCCGCGGCGTACTTGTAGGCGCCGCTCGACAGGAGGAGCTGATCCCATTGGGGCAACGCGAACCCGGCCGCCAACACGACCGCGGCGAGCCCGAAGCCGACCATGCGGCCGCGGACGCGTCCGGCGGTCAGGAGGATGGCCAGCGCGCTCAGGCCGACCACCGCGGCCACGGCGCGGATGGTCAGGTGCAACCCGATTTGCGGCACCAGCACGAACCCGGACAGCAGCGCGCCGGCGATGGCACCCACGGTGTTGACCGCGTAGATGCGTCCGAGATTCTCCGTGATCGATTCATCGCGACCCGCGGCCAGGGCCACGGCAAACGGGAACGCCGCGCCGAATGCGATCGTCATGGGCAGCAGCAGGCCGGTGACCAGCAGAATTTCGCGCGCCAGCACGTCGCCAAACTGGAACTCCGGCGTCGCGACGACCTGGGCGATGGCGAGCAGCGCCCAATCCACCAGTGAGGCCGCGGCCAGGGCGAGGCCAACGCTCACCAGCATGCACACCGCGAGGCCGACGGCCGCGCTGCGCACGCGCGACACCAGCCGCGCGCCAACCGCGGCTCCCGCCGCCAGGCCGACGATGAAGATCGCGACCACGATGCTGAAGGCGTAAGTGGTGGGGCCCAGGATCTGGACGAGCAGGCGCGTCCACACCACTTGCAGCGTGAGTGACGCGAAGCCCGAGGCGCCCAGGGCCAACGCCGCCATCCACGGGCTGCCGTCGAGGGACGTGCGGAGAGCGGACGCTTTGGCGTCCGCTTTCATGCCAGACGCCGTGAGGCGGGGACTCAAGTCCCCGCCCTCCGAACGATCGCGTGACGGCGCTGCGCTCCGCGCAATGGCGAATGCGCCAACGGCCGCGGTGATGTTCAGGATGACGGCCACGTACGTCGAGCCGCTGAGGCCGAGCCAGGGGACGAGGACGAACCCTGCCAGCACCGCGCCCGCGGCGGCGCCCAGCGTGTTGGCGGCGTAGAGGCCGCCGGCGTCCTGCGCGGCGCTGGCCGCCGCCCGTACCATCCACCGCGAGGCAATGGGAAAGGTTGCGCCCATCGCTGCGGCCGGGATCGCCAGCAGCAGGACGCTGGTGCCGAGCCGCAGCAGGGCGAAGGCGGCTCCGCCGTCGCCATCCGCATACGCCGTGACCAGCAGTGGACGAACCGCGCTGAGCGCAAATGGCAGGAGGAGCGCCAGCACACCGATGGCCAGCTCGAGTCCGGCGTATACCGTCAGGGCGCGTTCCGGCGCGAGGCGTCCACCCTTGCGGCCCGCCACGGCGGCGCCCACGGCCAGGCCGCCCATGAATGCCGCCAGGACGGTGCTGGCCGCGGCAATGCCGTGGCCCATCTGCAGTGTGAGCAGCCGCGTCCAGACGACTTCGTAAATGAGGGCCGCGGCGCCGGACACCGCGAACAAGATCAGGAACGGGCCACGCCGCATTGCAGACAGAGTATCAGAAGGGCGCGCGCCTCACGGGCGCGCGTGGGGCGCGCCGCTCCGCGCCTCGTAGGGCTCGGTGCTTCGCACCTCGTGGGGCTCGGCCTCTTCGAGGCCTCGTGGGGTGAGCCCCAGGAGCGCGCATGAGCGCGCGACCCCCACGAGCGGCGAAGCCGCGAGCCCTACCGGCCGCTTGCGGCCGGCCTATACAGCGTCAAGTGCTGATCGCGCTGCACCTCCTCGAGGTCCCATGCGTCGATCACGGCGTCGGCTGATTTCTCGGACACGAATCGCCGATCGATGACGACGTAGCCCAGGCGGGTGCCGGAAACGAACCGCGTGCCGCGCGCGAAGAGGGTGGACAGATCCTCCGTCGTGAGCGGAGTCGGTTGGCTCATCTTCATCAGGATGGCCAGCGTCGGATGATCGGCGCTCAGCCGTTCGACGCGACGCGGGGAAATGCGGGAGAGGTAGCCGCCGATCAGCCGCTTCTCGTGGCGCGTCTGGTTGAACTGCGACCGCGGCCG from Vicinamibacterales bacterium encodes:
- a CDS encoding ATP-binding cassette domain-containing protein; the encoded protein is MTTTLTVRGLRLTRGPREILRGVDLQAAAGEVVALMGLSGSGKTTILRVIAGLEPPDAGDITAAKVGMVFQFHYLFEHLSAIDNVTLAPIHVVGQSLADARVRAQALLDQLGVGHRAGALPRELSGGEAQRVAIARALAVDPPLLLLDEPTASLDPARRHDLGDALRALAATGRALVMTSHDDDFVREHATRVVVLADGAVVEEGDPREVLSRPQHAATRELLQVERATRR
- a CDS encoding DUF1569 domain-containing protein; translation: MNPHLQSCLDVILDATSGITPESATRRTGDRWSVVEIVEHLQRTYSGTAKGFERCLEKNAPLATGATFKQTLQAFVIINLGYFPGGRKAPRHVVPTGTIALPDVIEGVKKDLAWLDEATGRVRKAFGPVKVLNHPVIGALTVDQWARFHLVHTRHHEKQIRARR
- a CDS encoding response regulator; this encodes MVREVSPVVLVVEDDSAVRQPLVKFLQMRQYTVVTAETADEGLDAIKTHRPAAAIIDLRLRRGSGREVVVSIPPGVPVIIFSGLRSESADLETLRPNTRLVEKPYSLVMLMDTLEDMLEESRGNQSGFGRIAAS
- a CDS encoding O-methyltransferase — protein: MTILLAFMLTGQAAAFAQASPDRPAGKQAPRPAAPAVDPALAKLLAGIRAADKGQLAVSEEDGRFLRVLVGAIGARQVLEIGAASGYSAIWIGLGLRQTGGKLVTIEYDPVRAKEATANIRRAGLSDIVQVISGDAFKEIPKVTGQFDLVFLDAWKPDYKKYFEMVFPRVTPGGLFLAHNVINKKNDMLDFLTAIETHPQALTITVSPGFEGISMTYKKR
- the rpiB gene encoding ribose 5-phosphate isomerase B, which encodes MRIAIGADHAGFEMKRDLAGYLAQGGHEITDLGTHSTAPVDYPDIAEAVAQAIRNGQADRGLLICGSGAGAAVAACKFPGVRAAVCHDAYTARQAVEHDDLNVLCLGSRVIGPALARLLADTFLAASFSSEERHLARLAKIDAIESRFSRER
- a CDS encoding VWA domain-containing protein, translated to MTTASLRFAGVAVLALTTGLGAQSPAPQKPAAPPPAPAGQPQFRVAIDYVSTDAIVRNAQDQFVADLTKGDFEIYEDGVKQEITGLTLVHGGRVHNLAAPPAPVAQEGIILPPSRPKNDTAGRIFLIIVDDLHLDFRNTGRIRDLFKKISKTLVHEGDMFSIVSTGPSSLAIDPTYDRKILDEAIKKITGSGLKPSDIIQGAEGSDGPSEVRYRAHVAFSTAYDMLSQMEKINNRRKAVIWVSNGYDFNPFSESRLGEDPVFGGRFGQTREEGREQQGQFSGQQFADADLARELAEVTRTANRANATLYTIDPRGLVAGADLDEQLDPVEYGEYVRKSQDSLRVLAEETGGIAVVNQNNFDKALKRIDAETSDYYVLGYSSTNPDPLKRTRKIELKLVNKPGLNVWSRTSYSLRQQPKAK
- a CDS encoding LysR family transcriptional regulator, whose protein sequence is MDLRQLEIIRAIAETGSFTAAGHKLHVSQSAISRQILLLEDELKEPVFLRVGRRIRITPAGESLLQLSHRVFQDLKDTTAGITDSQESLRGTVRLLGGMTVCLYVFPPLLTELRRQHPEIELKLMSGSSEQCLARLRSGAGDLALLTLPVDQPDLVTVPVLQEELLVVTGPKHPLAKKRKVLPQDLYRQPFVLFESGSNTRRAIDEFFMAAKVEPQIVMETENVEIIKALVRNGIGITIIPYQAVARDVTSGQLFCARIEGRSLVRETGWIYPKMSRTPRAVQEVIKAFERVRPKLKLAP